One region of Chryseobacterium sp. C-71 genomic DNA includes:
- a CDS encoding aspartate carbamoyltransferase catalytic subunit, whose protein sequence is MFTITELSTEKINKILTEALAFANGKTAKIEGEVFCSNLFFEDSTRTKTSFDVAERKLGLQVVPFDASNSSVNKGESLYDTVKTIESIGVNLVVIRDKKDRYFDDLKNITIPVINGGDGTGNHPSQCMLDLLTIYQEFGTFEGLKIGIVGDVKHSRVANSNAEALRRLGAKVYFSGPEQWFDEGALINGTYLSVDEMIHDVDVLMLLRIQHERHDSKMSFSASEYHKKYGLTKYREKTMKKEAIIMHPAPINRGVEIDTDLVECERSRIFKQMQNGVFARMAILKNALEEKGFTFK, encoded by the coding sequence ATGTTTACGATTACCGAACTAAGTACAGAGAAAATCAACAAGATACTGACGGAAGCTTTAGCTTTTGCTAACGGAAAAACTGCCAAAATTGAAGGCGAGGTTTTCTGCTCAAATCTGTTTTTTGAAGACAGCACAAGAACCAAAACAAGCTTCGATGTTGCCGAAAGAAAATTGGGTTTGCAGGTCGTTCCTTTCGATGCATCCAACAGTTCTGTCAATAAAGGTGAAAGTTTATATGATACCGTAAAGACGATTGAAAGCATCGGTGTAAATCTTGTTGTGATCAGAGATAAAAAAGACCGTTATTTTGATGATTTGAAAAACATTACCATTCCGGTGATCAACGGAGGCGACGGAACAGGAAATCACCCTTCACAATGTATGCTCGATTTGCTTACGATCTATCAGGAATTCGGAACATTTGAAGGTTTAAAAATTGGGATCGTTGGAGATGTAAAACACAGCCGTGTTGCCAACTCAAATGCAGAAGCTTTAAGAAGATTAGGTGCTAAAGTTTACTTCTCAGGACCTGAACAATGGTTTGACGAAGGAGCTTTAATTAACGGTACGTATCTTTCTGTAGATGAAATGATTCACGATGTAGATGTTTTGATGCTATTGAGAATTCAGCACGAAAGACACGATTCAAAAATGAGTTTCTCAGCATCGGAATATCATAAGAAATATGGTTTGACGAAATACAGAGAAAAAACCATGAAAAAAGAAGCCATCATTATGCATCCTGCACCAATTAACAGAGGCGTAGAAATCGATACCGATTTGGTGGAATGTGAACGCTCAAGAATTTTCAAACAAATGCAGAACGGAGTTTTCGCAAGAATGGCGATTCTGAAAAATGCTTTGGAAGAAAAAGGGTTCACTTTTAAGTAA
- the tnpA gene encoding IS200/IS605 family transposase: MSTFRQIYYQIVFSTKHRKPVLSIEHEDQLYKYIWGIVKNKNCKLYRINGMPDHIHLFIDLHPSVSLSNFVKDIKIASNQWIKQSGLFPDFEEWQSGYGVFTYSEKDKDAVINYIKNQKEHHKHESFEDEYKNLLRANGIEFDGKYLWA, translated from the coding sequence ATGTCAACATTCCGTCAAATATATTATCAGATTGTTTTTAGTACAAAACATAGAAAACCAGTGTTGAGTATTGAGCATGAAGATCAATTATATAAATATATTTGGGGAATTGTCAAGAATAAAAATTGCAAACTTTATAGGATTAATGGAATGCCAGATCATATTCATTTGTTTATAGATTTACATCCTTCAGTTTCACTGAGTAATTTTGTTAAAGATATTAAAATTGCAAGCAATCAGTGGATTAAACAAAGTGGATTATTTCCCGATTTTGAAGAATGGCAGAGTGGTTATGGTGTGTTTACATACTCTGAAAAAGATAAAGACGCAGTCATTAATTATATTAAAAATCAAAAAGAACATCACAAACATGAGTCTTTTGAGGATGAATATAAAAATTTGTTGCGAGCTAATGGGATTGAATTTGATGGAAAATATTTGTGGGCGTAG
- a CDS encoding carbamoyl phosphate synthase small subunit: MKKKLILESGEVFHGEGFGAELETAGEVVFNTGMTGYQELISDPSYCGQIVCMTYPLIGNYGINRDDYESIEPAIKGLIVKEICDLPSNFRTQITLQELFKKKNLSGISGIDTRRLTRILRNSGVVKGKIVNVDADENTTVEELKSTTFPTNQVEQVSTKTSYANPGRGFKVVLVDFGSKLGIIRELSQRNCDIIVVSQDTTAEEILLMDPDGIMLSNGPGDPEDNQHALDMIRGLLGKVPIFGICLGHQLIGLACGAKTFKLKFGHRGGNHPVLDLEKNKVAITSQNHGYAVDQESLKGTDLIETHIALNDRTNEGLKHKIHPCFSVQYHPEASPGPEDANYLFDDFITLMEDFKIK, from the coding sequence ATGAAGAAAAAATTAATACTGGAGTCCGGTGAAGTATTTCATGGAGAAGGTTTCGGAGCAGAATTGGAAACAGCAGGAGAGGTGGTTTTCAATACCGGAATGACGGGATATCAGGAATTGATTTCTGACCCATCATATTGCGGTCAGATTGTTTGCATGACGTATCCGCTGATCGGAAATTACGGGATAAACCGTGATGACTACGAAAGCATCGAGCCTGCAATCAAAGGTCTTATTGTAAAGGAAATTTGCGATTTACCTTCCAATTTCAGAACACAGATTACTTTACAGGAACTGTTTAAAAAGAAAAATCTATCAGGAATTTCAGGTATCGATACCAGAAGACTAACAAGAATTCTTCGTAATTCAGGTGTGGTCAAAGGAAAAATCGTGAATGTAGATGCAGACGAAAATACAACAGTTGAAGAATTAAAATCAACTACATTTCCAACCAATCAGGTGGAGCAGGTTTCTACAAAAACATCTTATGCCAATCCGGGAAGAGGATTTAAAGTAGTACTTGTTGATTTTGGTTCTAAATTAGGAATTATCAGAGAGTTATCTCAAAGAAATTGTGATATTATTGTTGTATCACAGGATACAACAGCAGAAGAAATTTTGCTTATGGATCCGGACGGAATTATGTTGTCCAACGGTCCTGGAGATCCTGAAGACAATCAACACGCTTTGGACATGATCCGCGGGTTATTAGGAAAAGTTCCAATTTTCGGGATTTGCCTTGGTCATCAGTTGATTGGACTGGCTTGCGGCGCAAAAACTTTTAAATTAAAATTCGGTCACAGAGGAGGAAATCACCCTGTTTTAGATTTAGAAAAGAATAAAGTGGCGATCACTTCTCAGAATCATGGTTATGCAGTTGATCAGGAGAGTCTTAAAGGAACAGATTTAATAGAAACTCATATCGCATTGAATGACAGGACAAATGAAGGTTTGAAACACAAGATTCATCCTTGCTTCTCAGTTCAGTATCACCCTGAAGCGAGCCCAGGACCTGAAGACGCGAATTATTTATTTGATGATTTCATCACGTTGATGGAGGATTTTAAAATTAAATAG
- a CDS encoding M20 family metallo-hydrolase — MQELKSVYSKEELLNNAVDLLKKLIEIPSFSKDEFNTSVEIENFFKKQQIPTKRFKNNIWAVNKNFDVFKPSILLNTHHDTVKPNKAYTLDPFLAIEENGKLFGLGSNDAGASLVSMAQVFLHFYDKEDLKYNLVIALTAEEEISGFDGIEALFPQLPNIALAIVGEPTQMNLAIAEKGLLVIDGEMKGTPSHAAHPNDDNSIVKCMEDLQQILSFKFPKVSDYLGEVKVTLSGIHAGVQHNVVPESCTFTLDVRVTDEYSNEEAFEIIQSQMKSRLTARSFRLNSSKIEMDHPFVQAGLEIGRTTYGSPTSSDQAIIPCTSVKLGPGDSTRSHTADEFIFIEEIAEGIEIYIKILEKVLLAGSWMADDGSL; from the coding sequence ATGCAGGAACTGAAATCTGTTTATAGTAAAGAAGAATTACTGAATAACGCAGTGGATTTGCTGAAAAAACTGATTGAAATTCCGTCATTCAGCAAAGATGAATTTAATACATCTGTGGAAATTGAAAATTTTTTCAAAAAACAGCAAATTCCTACAAAACGTTTTAAAAATAACATCTGGGCGGTGAACAAAAATTTTGATGTTTTCAAACCGTCGATTTTGTTGAATACGCATCACGACACCGTAAAGCCAAATAAAGCTTACACTTTAGATCCTTTTTTAGCGATTGAAGAGAATGGAAAACTGTTCGGATTGGGAAGTAATGATGCTGGAGCTTCTCTGGTTTCGATGGCTCAGGTTTTTTTACATTTTTATGATAAAGAAGATTTAAAATATAATTTAGTGATTGCTTTGACGGCTGAGGAGGAGATTTCAGGATTTGACGGAATTGAAGCTTTATTTCCTCAGCTACCAAATATCGCGCTTGCCATTGTAGGAGAACCAACGCAGATGAATCTGGCAATTGCGGAAAAAGGATTATTGGTTATTGATGGTGAAATGAAAGGCACTCCTTCTCACGCCGCTCATCCGAATGATGATAATTCGATTGTAAAATGTATGGAAGATTTGCAGCAAATTTTAAGCTTTAAATTTCCAAAGGTTTCAGATTATTTGGGTGAAGTTAAAGTGACTTTGTCGGGAATTCATGCGGGAGTTCAGCATAATGTAGTTCCGGAATCTTGTACCTTTACTTTAGATGTGAGAGTTACGGATGAATATTCTAATGAAGAAGCGTTTGAAATCATCCAGTCGCAGATGAAATCAAGGTTAACAGCGAGGTCTTTCAGGCTAAATTCTTCAAAAATTGAAATGGATCATCCATTTGTACAGGCAGGTCTGGAAATCGGCAGGACAACTTACGGTTCGCCCACATCGTCCGATCAGGCGATTATTCCATGTACATCTGTAAAGCTCGGTCCCGGAGATAGCACACGCTCTCACACCGCAGATGAATTTATTTTCATTGAAGAAATTGCGGAAGGAATTGAGATTTACATCAAAATTTTGGAGAAGGTTTTATTGGCTGGAAGCTGGATGGCGGATGATGGAAGTCTATGA
- a CDS encoding Lrp/AsnC family transcriptional regulator yields MDAKDRMILSIIQEDSTFSVKEISEKIGLTFTPTYERIKQLEKQGIIEKYVGLLNREKLGLNIVVYCNVRLKEQSKKVLETFEKNIMQHDEVQEIISLSGEYDYMLKIIAKDINSYNDFTVNVISNIPSIGQYHSSIVLHEVKKSTKFKIDLG; encoded by the coding sequence ATGGACGCAAAAGACAGGATGATTCTCAGCATAATTCAGGAAGATTCTACTTTCTCGGTAAAAGAAATTTCAGAGAAAATAGGTTTAACCTTTACTCCAACCTATGAGCGTATCAAACAGTTGGAGAAACAGGGAATTATTGAGAAATATGTCGGTCTTCTAAACCGTGAAAAACTGGGTTTAAATATTGTCGTTTACTGCAACGTCCGTCTCAAAGAGCAATCTAAAAAAGTTCTGGAAACGTTCGAAAAAAACATCATGCAACATGATGAAGTTCAGGAAATCATTAGTCTTTCCGGTGAATATGATTATATGCTGAAAATTATTGCAAAAGATATTAATTCTTATAATGATTTTACGGTTAATGTGATTTCAAATATTCCCAGTATTGGGCAATATCACAGTTCTATCGTGCTTCATGAGGTGAAAAAGTCGACTAAGTTTAAGATTGATTTGGGATAG
- the argH gene encoding argininosuccinate lyase, producing the protein MKKIWQKDDNATNILVNKFTVGKDLDFDERLAKYDVKGSMAHCKMLAEVGIISNEESKQMLSVLEGILKDIENGTFEIDKNAEDIHSQVESILIEKLGDTGKKIHTARSRNDQVLLDIKLYLLDEIREITTLTDEFFQILIKLADQHKNVLLPGYTHLQIAMPSSFGLWFGAYAEALLDDIEMLFSVKNIINKNPLGSAAGYGSSFPIDRESTTYNLGFQSMNYNSVYAQMTRGKSEKMLSMAMATLAGTLGKFAYDVCLYLSQNFDFISFPKEFTTGSSIMPHKKNPDIFELVRARCNRIQSLPNEFILLTNNLPSGYHRDMQLTKEILFPAIDSLRECLEILSYTLSNIQVKDGILEDEKYKYLFSVEKINEEVKNGSSFRDAYVKVGQEIENNEFDFEIGNLNHTHEGSIGNLCLDRIEYQFSKLKKKLLG; encoded by the coding sequence ATGAAAAAAATATGGCAAAAAGACGATAATGCCACCAATATATTAGTCAACAAATTTACAGTCGGGAAAGATCTTGACTTTGATGAGCGTCTAGCAAAATACGATGTCAAAGGCTCGATGGCGCACTGTAAAATGTTGGCAGAAGTTGGAATTATTTCCAATGAAGAATCAAAGCAGATGTTGTCTGTTTTGGAGGGAATTTTGAAAGATATTGAAAACGGAACTTTTGAAATCGATAAAAATGCGGAAGATATTCATTCGCAAGTTGAGTCTATCTTAATTGAAAAATTAGGCGATACAGGAAAGAAAATTCACACCGCTCGTTCAAGAAATGATCAGGTTTTGTTGGATATTAAACTGTATTTACTGGACGAAATCCGTGAGATTACAACTTTGACAGATGAATTTTTTCAAATATTAATCAAATTGGCAGATCAGCATAAAAATGTGCTTCTTCCTGGATATACGCATTTGCAAATTGCTATGCCTTCATCTTTTGGATTATGGTTTGGAGCTTATGCTGAAGCATTGTTAGATGATATTGAAATGTTGTTTTCAGTAAAAAATATCATTAATAAAAATCCACTAGGTTCTGCGGCAGGTTACGGTTCGTCTTTCCCGATTGACCGTGAGAGTACGACCTATAATTTAGGTTTTCAATCGATGAATTATAACTCGGTGTATGCTCAAATGACACGAGGAAAATCAGAGAAAATGTTGTCGATGGCAATGGCAACTTTGGCAGGAACGCTGGGGAAATTCGCCTATGATGTTTGTCTGTATTTAAGCCAGAACTTTGATTTTATAAGCTTTCCAAAAGAATTTACAACGGGAAGCAGCATTATGCCTCACAAGAAAAATCCGGATATTTTTGAGTTGGTTCGTGCACGATGCAACAGAATTCAATCGTTGCCGAATGAGTTTATTTTGTTGACTAATAACCTTCCTTCAGGCTATCACCGAGATATGCAGTTGACGAAAGAAATTCTTTTTCCAGCAATCGATTCCTTGAGAGAATGTCTTGAAATTTTAAGCTATACATTGTCGAATATTCAGGTGAAGGATGGAATTTTGGAAGATGAAAAGTACAAATATCTTTTCAGTGTAGAGAAGATCAATGAAGAAGTGAAAAACGGAAGCTCATTCCGTGATGCGTATGTAAAAGTGGGGCAGGAGATTGAAAATAATGAGTTTGATTTTGAAATAGGAAATCTAAACCATACTCATGAAGGAAGTATTGGGAATCTTTGTTTGGATAGAATTGAATATCAGTTTAGTAAATTGAAAAAAAAGTTGTTGGGTTGA
- a CDS encoding aspartate aminotransferase family protein — protein sequence MNLFNVYPLFNINPVKAQGSFLWDDKGEKYLDFYGGHAVISIGHNHPHYQTQLKNQLDKISFYSNSVQNELQTELAEKLGKLSGLEDYNLFLCNSGAEANENALKLASFHNGKSKVLYFSGSFHGRTSAAVSVTDNPKIVAPVNYDERFIKSEWNNIEQLETVFEKQGSEISSVIIEGIQGVGGIMIPTVEFLSKIKELCKKYNAVLILDEVQSGYGRSGYFFAHQEFGIEADIITTAKGMGNGFPIGGVLIHPKFHASNGLLGTTFGGNHLACVAAIAVLDVIKDENLIENTQEMGAYIENEIKDFPHIKTIRRKGLMIGIELDRDCSEVRNNLLYNHHIFTGNSNDKAVLRILPALNIKKEETDIFINALKEVLENI from the coding sequence ATGAATTTATTCAACGTATATCCATTATTCAATATAAATCCGGTAAAAGCTCAGGGATCATTTCTTTGGGACGATAAAGGAGAAAAATATCTTGATTTTTACGGAGGTCACGCGGTAATTTCTATCGGTCATAACCATCCGCATTATCAAACTCAATTAAAAAACCAGTTAGATAAAATATCTTTCTATTCAAACTCTGTTCAGAATGAATTGCAAACTGAATTGGCTGAAAAATTAGGAAAACTGTCAGGCTTGGAAGATTACAATTTATTTTTGTGTAATTCAGGAGCTGAAGCAAATGAAAATGCTTTAAAACTGGCCTCTTTTCACAACGGGAAAAGCAAAGTATTGTATTTTTCAGGTTCGTTTCACGGCAGAACTTCGGCGGCAGTTTCCGTGACGGATAACCCGAAAATTGTAGCTCCGGTAAATTATGACGAAAGATTCATCAAATCTGAATGGAATAATATCGAACAGCTTGAAACGGTTTTTGAAAAACAAGGAAGTGAAATTTCATCGGTAATCATTGAAGGAATTCAGGGAGTTGGCGGAATTATGATTCCAACAGTTGAATTTCTAAGCAAAATCAAAGAATTATGCAAAAAATACAATGCTGTTTTGATTTTGGATGAAGTTCAGTCAGGATACGGAAGAAGCGGATATTTCTTTGCTCATCAGGAATTTGGAATTGAAGCTGATATCATCACAACGGCCAAAGGAATGGGAAACGGCTTTCCAATCGGAGGAGTATTGATCCATCCAAAATTTCATGCAAGCAATGGTTTGCTAGGGACAACTTTTGGCGGAAATCACTTAGCTTGTGTAGCTGCGATCGCTGTGTTAGACGTTATCAAAGATGAAAATCTTATCGAAAATACTCAGGAAATGGGCGCTTATATTGAAAACGAAATTAAAGATTTTCCACATATTAAAACCATCCGAAGGAAAGGTTTGATGATTGGGATTGAACTCGACAGGGATTGCTCGGAAGTGAGGAATAACCTGTTGTACAATCACCATATTTTCACAGGAAACTCCAATGATAAGGCTGTATTGAGGATTCTTCCGGCGCTTAACATTAAAAAAGAAGAAACAGATATTTTTATTAATGCCTTGAAAGAAGTATTGGAGAATATTTAG
- the argC gene encoding N-acetyl-gamma-glutamyl-phosphate reductase, with amino-acid sequence MKKRIGIIGANGYAGSELVRLLAFHPNVTLSFLYSRSNSGIKISHLYPDLATVCEMVLTDQPEDVDILFLCLPHKESQNWLTQNNVKDETLVIDLGNDFRLEGNLGNRNFIYGLPEINKKQLLGSKSIANPGCFATAIQLALLPLAQKGLLNEVYTTGITGSTGAGQSLQPTTHFTWRNDNISAYKTLTHQHVDEILRQLVSFNTNEISLNFVPWRGDFARGIFTSSTVKTDLELSDIHQLFKDFYADEPFVKVSEKAIDLKQVVNTNRCVIHIEKSGNVAVIHSAIDNLLKGASGQAVQNMNIAMGWEENLGLNLKPIAF; translated from the coding sequence ATGAAAAAAAGAATAGGAATCATCGGTGCCAACGGATACGCAGGAAGCGAATTAGTTCGTCTGTTGGCTTTTCATCCAAATGTGACTTTGAGTTTTTTATATAGTCGTTCAAATTCAGGAATAAAGATTTCACATTTGTACCCGGATTTAGCGACAGTTTGTGAAATGGTTTTAACGGATCAGCCTGAAGATGTAGACATTTTGTTTTTATGTCTTCCTCACAAAGAAAGTCAAAATTGGCTGACTCAAAATAATGTAAAAGATGAAACGTTAGTGATCGATTTAGGAAATGATTTTCGTTTAGAGGGTAATTTAGGAAACAGAAATTTTATCTACGGTTTGCCTGAAATCAACAAAAAACAACTTTTAGGATCAAAAAGTATTGCAAATCCGGGATGTTTTGCGACTGCAATTCAATTGGCTTTACTTCCATTAGCTCAAAAAGGATTGTTGAATGAGGTTTACACAACTGGAATTACAGGTTCAACAGGTGCCGGTCAGTCTTTGCAGCCAACGACGCATTTTACCTGGAGAAACGATAATATTTCGGCATATAAAACTTTGACACATCAGCATGTAGATGAGATTTTACGGCAGTTAGTTTCTTTTAATACGAATGAAATTAGTCTGAATTTTGTTCCATGGAGAGGAGATTTTGCGAGAGGAATTTTTACGAGTTCCACGGTGAAAACAGATTTAGAACTTTCAGATATTCATCAATTGTTTAAGGATTTTTATGCAGATGAACCTTTTGTAAAGGTAAGTGAGAAAGCAATTGATTTAAAGCAGGTTGTCAATACCAATCGCTGTGTGATTCATATAGAAAAGAGTGGAAATGTTGCAGTTATTCACTCAGCGATTGACAATTTGTTGAAAGGAGCTTCTGGGCAGGCAGTTCAAAACATGAATATTGCAATGGGGTGGGAAGAGAATTTAGGATTGAACTTAAAACCTATTGCATTTTAA
- the argB gene encoding acetylglutamate kinase — MKEKLYIIKIGGALIDDEELLDGFLEQFSDIQEKKILVHGGGKLATTLAYKLGVEQKMINGRRITDKDTLDIVAMVYAGGINKNIVAKLQQKKCKAIGFSGADANLIKAKKREHAEIDFGFVGDIEKKSVNRKLISKLIKLKLVPVFSAITHDKKGNLFNTNADTIASVIAQALSIKYNVELLYCFDKEGVLEDVNNSESVIKNISEEEFSTLKEEGKLHKGILPKLENALGAVKNNVNKVFLIKETELKNHIENHHAGTEICL, encoded by the coding sequence ATGAAAGAAAAATTATACATCATAAAGATTGGCGGCGCATTAATCGATGATGAGGAATTATTGGATGGATTTCTGGAGCAGTTTTCTGATATTCAGGAAAAGAAAATTCTGGTTCATGGCGGCGGAAAATTAGCAACCACCTTAGCTTATAAACTGGGCGTTGAACAAAAAATGATTAACGGACGAAGAATCACAGATAAAGATACCTTGGATATTGTAGCGATGGTGTATGCGGGAGGTATCAATAAAAACATTGTGGCAAAACTTCAGCAGAAAAAATGCAAAGCAATAGGGTTTTCTGGCGCTGATGCCAATCTAATTAAAGCCAAAAAAAGAGAACATGCAGAAATAGATTTTGGATTTGTGGGAGATATTGAGAAGAAAAGCGTGAACAGGAAATTAATCTCAAAATTAATTAAACTTAAACTTGTTCCCGTATTTTCGGCAATCACACATGACAAAAAAGGAAATCTTTTCAATACCAATGCAGATACGATTGCTTCGGTGATTGCTCAGGCCTTATCAATAAAATATAATGTTGAATTATTATATTGTTTCGATAAAGAAGGGGTTTTGGAAGATGTAAATAATTCTGAATCTGTGATAAAAAATATTTCTGAAGAAGAGTTTTCAACCTTAAAAGAGGAAGGGAAACTTCATAAAGGAATTTTACCCAAGTTGGAAAACGCTCTTGGAGCAGTAAAAAATAATGTAAATAAGGTATTCTTAATTAAAGAAACCGAACTGAAAAACCACATAGAAAACCATCATGCAGGAACTGAAATCTGTTTATAG
- a CDS encoding acetylornithine carbamoyltransferase: MKKFTSVSDVENLQEIIKKTLQIKENPLSETEKGKGKTIGLVFLNSSLRTRLSSQIAAQNLGLNVLTLNAAQEAWNLEFADGAVMNGDTVEHIKDAIEVLNQYCDIIAVRCFAGMKSKEDDVNESILSQFEQHAKVPIISLESATRHPLQSLADCITITENWKKEHKPKVVLTWAPHIKPIAHAVGNSFAEWMQEMDVELVIANPEGYDLDENFTKDVKVIHNQDEALKDADFIYVKNWSSFDDYAAMPEVKENWMLTNEKLENTNHAKVMHCLPVRRNVELSDEVMDGENSIIYQQAKNRIFSAQAVFSEILDELNS; the protein is encoded by the coding sequence ATGAAAAAATTCACCTCTGTAAGCGATGTTGAAAACTTACAGGAAATTATAAAAAAAACGTTACAAATTAAAGAAAATCCTCTTTCTGAAACCGAAAAAGGAAAAGGAAAAACAATCGGACTTGTGTTTTTAAATTCAAGTTTGAGAACTCGTTTGAGCAGTCAGATTGCAGCGCAAAATTTAGGTTTAAATGTTTTAACTTTAAATGCAGCTCAGGAAGCATGGAATCTGGAATTCGCAGACGGAGCCGTAATGAACGGTGATACTGTTGAACATATCAAAGATGCCATTGAAGTCTTAAATCAATATTGTGACATCATCGCAGTGCGTTGTTTTGCAGGAATGAAAAGCAAGGAAGATGATGTGAATGAAAGTATTTTAAGCCAGTTCGAGCAACATGCAAAAGTTCCCATTATTTCATTGGAGTCGGCTACACGTCACCCTTTGCAAAGTTTGGCAGATTGTATCACGATTACTGAAAACTGGAAAAAAGAACATAAGCCGAAAGTGGTGCTGACTTGGGCACCTCACATCAAACCGATTGCTCATGCGGTAGGAAATTCTTTCGCAGAATGGATGCAGGAAATGGATGTTGAATTGGTGATTGCGAATCCGGAAGGTTATGATTTGGATGAAAATTTTACAAAAGATGTGAAAGTAATCCATAATCAGGATGAAGCGTTGAAAGATGCAGATTTTATTTATGTAAAAAACTGGTCGTCTTTTGATGATTATGCAGCAATGCCTGAAGTGAAAGAAAACTGGATGCTGACGAATGAAAAACTTGAAAATACCAACCACGCAAAAGTAATGCACTGTCTTCCGGTTCGTCGAAATGTAGAATTGAGTGACGAGGTAATGGATGGCGAAAATTCTATTATTTACCAACAGGCAAAGAACCGAATTTTCTCTGCTCAGGCAGTTTTCTCTGAAATTTTGGATGAATTGAATTCTTAA